A portion of the Clupea harengus chromosome 18, Ch_v2.0.2, whole genome shotgun sequence genome contains these proteins:
- the zgc:112271 gene encoding bolA-like protein 2: MAITADLIREKMIAEIGAVHVDVEDTSPNRCAASFKVLVVSPQFEGKPLLQRHRMVNTCLAEELKEIHAFEQKTLTPEQWEKQKAQ; the protein is encoded by the exons ATGGCAATAACAGCTGACCTCATCCGCGAGAAAATGATAGCGGAGATTGGAGCAGTACATGTG GATGTTGAAGATACCTCCCCAAACAGATGTGCTGCTAGTTTCAAGGTTCTTGTGGTGTCTCCCCAATTTGAAGGAAAGCCACTATTACAGAGGCACAG AATGGTGAACACCTGCTTGGCGGAAGAACTAAAGGAGATTCATGCCTTTGAACAGAAGACCCTAACGCCGGAACAGTGGGAGAAACAGAAAGCACagtga
- the slx1b gene encoding structure-specific endonuclease subunit SLX1, with product MVVEVESFFGVYMLFCTNPKFKGRIYIGFTVNPERRIGQHNAGRQKGGAKRTSGKGPWEMVLIIHGFPSDIAALRFEWAWQHPHYSRRLAHVARRVRRESSLQFHWRVASHMLQVAPWSRLPLTVRWLRPEYHLNFAPALWPPAHMPVAFGGVRAKKKRPAAEAACQEQEVEEEDGVKECCKLCLKTVKSADKLSCFLPSCDTVCHLICLARHFLKSEPGHLLPVEGRCPGCNCSVLWGNLIRHKNGCYGDLEETATVPSSQSHCAAELQL from the exons ATGGTTGTAGAGGTAGAAAGTTTTTTTGGGGTGTACATGTTGTTCTGTACTAACCCCAAATTTAAGGGTCGTATCTATATCGGCTTCACGGTAAACCCAGAGCGAAGGATAGGACAACATAACGCTGGTCGACAAAAAGGTGGAGCGAAAAGAACTAGCGGCAAGGGACCATG GGAAATGGTTCTCATCATCCACGGATTTCCATCAGACATTGCAGCTTTGAGG TTTGAGTGGGCATGGCAGCACCCTCACTACTCGCGTCGGCTGGCGCATGTGGCACGGCGCGTGCGGCGCGAGTCTAGCCTGCAGTTCCACTGGCGCGTGGCGTCCCACATGCTGCAGGTGGCACCATGGAGCCGGCTGCCGCTCACCGTGCGCTGGCTTCGGCCGGAGTACCATCTCAACTTCGCGCCGGCGCTCTGGCCACCCGCGCACATGCCCGTGGCCTTTGGGGGGGTGCGGGCCAAGAAGAAGCGCCCGGCTGCAGAGGCGGCATGCCAGGAGCAagaagtggaggaagaggatggagtGAAGGAATGCTGCAAGCTCTGTCTGAAAACTGTGAAG TCTGCAGATAAATTGTCCTGCTTCCTGCCATCATGTGACACAGTGTGTCATCTGATTTGCCTGGCCCGGCACTTCCTCAAATCTGAGCCGGGCCACCTGCTACCAGTAGAGGGCAGATGTCCCGGCTGCAACTGCTCAGTGCTCTGGGGGAACCTCATTCGTCACAAAAACGGTTGTTACGGTGACCTGGAAGAAACGGCCACAGTTCCATCCTCCCAG
- the LOC105907145 gene encoding protein c-ets-2-A-like — MDPLEVPPLTPTSKEVLTQAVRASFAGFTQERSRLRFPRGTVQQHHCIVEDPSLWSEWHVDNWLDWCQAEFGLQSLGMDLRGIHGSELCSLDREGFLALISDCTAGEILWEHLDTMHRECEPDRGISLGESLPFSQSQCNIDSNTGHALSTDTLDYEPFSHHDISESIHLLSLDTVSPRQHTFSYLREETHLRKAHEYHSIAETGLCDVEAEAEAEAEAPLCYPEEEADAPLLWPGVHEELDYGRTEGHHLQDGAFALPHSHMSFREFVGEKADLGKAVVPAAVLAGYTGSGPIQLWQFLLELLTDRSCQSFISWTGDGWEFKLTDPDEVAQMWGRRKNNSKMNYEKLSRGLRYYYDKNIIHKTAGKRYVYRFVCNLQGLLGYSTEELHAMLDITQSDCSEGFSDGSDGSL, encoded by the exons ATGGATCCTCTGGAGGtgccccctctcacccccaccaGTAAAGAGGTTCTGACCCAGGCGGTGAGAGCCAGTTTCGCGGGCTTCACCCAGGAGAGGAGCCGGCTGCGGTTCCCAAGGGGTACGGTACAGCAGCATCACTGCAT TGTGGAAGACCCCAGCCTGTGGTCAGAGTGGCATGTTGATAACTGGCTAGACTGGTGCCAGGCTGAGTTCGGCCTGCAAAGCCTGGGGATGGATTTGAGGGGCATCCATGGGAGCGAGCTCTGCAGCCTGGACAGAGAGGGTTTCCTGGCTCTGATATCTGACTGCACTGCTGGGGAGATCCTGTGGGAACACCTGGACACTATGCACAGAG aaTGTGAACCTGACCGAGGCATATCTCTTGGGGAATCTCTCCCCTTTAGCCAGTCACAATGCAACATAG ACAGTAACACAGGGCATGCCCTGTCTACAGACACTCTAGACTATGAGCCGTTTTCCCATCATGATATATCAGAGAGcatccaccttctctctctggaCACCGTGAGCCCCAGACAACACACCTTCTCTTATCTGAGGGAGGAGACACACCTAAGAAAAGCACACGAGTACCATAGCATCGCTGAAACAG GTCTGTGTGAtgtggaggcagaggcagaggcagaggcagaggcaccACTCTGCTACCCCGAGGAGGAGGCAGACGCACCCTTGCTGTGGCCAGGGGTGCACGAGGAGCTGGACTATGGCAGGACGGAGGGACACCACCTGCAGGACGGAGCCTTCGCCCTGCCACACTCTCACATGAGCTTCAGGGAGTTTGTGGGGGAGAaagcagacctgggcaaagctGTGGTCCCGGCGGCAGTCCTGGCAGGTTATACTG GCAGTGGCCCTATTCAGCTGTGGCAGTTTCTATTGGAGCTCCTGACAGATCGGAGCTGCCAATCATTCATCAGCTGGACAGGAGATGGATGGGAATTCAAACTGACTGACCCTGATGAG GTTGCTCAGATGTGGGGCCGCCGTAAGAACAACTCAAAGATGAACTACGAGAAACTGAGTCGAGGCCTGCGGTACTACTACGACAAGAACATCATCCACAAGACGGCCGGCAAGCGATACGTCTACCGCTTCGTTTGCAACCTGCAAGGCCTGCTCGGATACTCAACAGAGGAGCTCCATGCCATGCTGGACATCACGCAAAGCGACTGTTCGGAAGGGTTCTCAGACGGATCAGACGGGTCCCTGTGA
- the LOC105907143 gene encoding zinc finger protein 672-like has protein sequence MEKLSNILGLTKALLREKAKSIKLGQQQKVLGDGETRGRGQCKTTQLGNTIQPQGSCGHGLKSSEVICMVNLCLKQKSLDFSCPVCGESWDWEQVKDQIQLSQAQSSILEAQVNRIVQELPDRYKKCPVCSCILRRPLESTGQPCPFSSCARCPRTHHFCWTCLAPWVFPDEAGAGQCSNGSCYVVGTLLSCDVVTESGSSVLGCPRFRACPECLTLLSHTGCKHTTCPECGHAFCYVCLQDTAACPQETTEYFHPFCRGQKAERQWFIT, from the exons ATGGAGAAATTATCAAACATTCTGGGTCTCACAAAGGCGCTACTGAGAGAGAAGGCCAAAAGCATTAAATTGGGACAACAGCAAAAGGTTCTTGGTGATGGAGAGACGAGAGGCAGAGGACAATGCAAGACAACACAACTGG GAAATACCATTCAGCCACAGGGCTCATGTGGTCACGGGTTGAAATCCTCTGAAGTTATCTGCATGGTGAACCTGTGCCTGAAACAG AAGAGTCTTGACTTCAGCTGTCCCGTGTGTGGGGAGTCCTGGGACTGGGAGCAAGTGAAGGATCAGATCCAGCTCTCTCAGGCTCAGTCCAGCATCCTGGAGGCCCAGGTCAACCGCATAGTCCAGGAGCTCCCAGACAGATACAAGAAG TGTCCAGTCTGCTCCTGCATCCTCAGACGCCCTCTGGAGAGTACAGGGCAGCCTTGCCCCTTCTCCAGCTGTGCCCGCTGCCCCCGCACCCACCATTTCTGCTGGACATGCCTGGCCCCCTGGGTCTTCCCTGACGAGGCAGGCGCCGGCCAGTGCAGCAACGGCTCGTGCTACGTTGTGGGCACCCTGCTCAGCTGCGACGTGGTGACCGAGTCCGGCAGCTCGGTCCTGGGATGCCCGCGCTTCCGCGCCTGCCCCGAGTGCCTCACCCTCCTCTCGCACACCGGCTGCAAGCACACAACATGCCCAGAATGTGGGCACGCATTCTGTTACGTGTGCCTCCAGGACACTGCTGCATGCCCGCAGGAAACAACTGAATATTTTCACCCGTTCTGCAGGGGCCAGAAAGCTGAGAGACAGTGGTTTATTACATAG